From Planctomycetia bacterium:
CGGCCGACGAAGAGATCCTCACGGGCTTCGCCGGGGCCGCTCTTCTCGCTACCGGCCATGGGATGGCTGCCGACGAAGCGTCCGCCAGTCGGGAGTTTCTTCTCTACCTCAGCGACAATTTGCTGCTTGGTGCTGCCCGCGTCGGTAATCAAGGCCCCGGCCGGTGCATGATTCATTGCAACCAAGGCTTGTGCGGCGATCTGCTCGACGGGCGTGCAGATCACGACCAGATTCGCTCGCGAGACGCCGCGCGCCAGGTCCATGGTCGTGGCGGTGACGGCGCCGACTTTCTTGGCGGCCCGCAGGCTGGTGGTTCGGCGGCCGACGCCCACCACATGGTTTGCGAGTCCGCGTTCCAGCAGGGCTCGGCCGACCGAGCCGCCGATCAAGCCGACGCCGACGATCGCGACGGTGTCCCAGGCGGGTGGCGCCGTCGGCAGCGGGACTGCGCTGGCCAAGTGGGGGTGCTCCAAATGCGGGAAACACGCATTTTAGCAATCTTGCTAGCGGTGGGGAGCCAGTGTTTTCCATCGCGCGCCTGGAACCGTCCGCCACGCGTTGACGAATGCCGCCGAGGCTTTTACCATGCGTTCTGTAGGGAGCATCCGCTCGTCTCTGTGCTTCGTCCCGTGAGCACTCAGGCAGCTTGCCCGAGGATGACTAGTCTGAAAACCAATTTGGGGGGGACCGTAGCGATGCCGCTCTTCGAGGTTGAAACCGAGTCGCACATTATCATTACCTGGGCCCAGGATCAGGACGCCGCCGCCGCCGTCGTGACCGACGCCTACCCCACCGAAAAGGTGCTCCGGCTGATTCGCAGGCCGCGCGACACCTGGGTCATTTCCAAGAGCGCCCTGGGCATCAGCGGCCCGGTGGACGTCTGTCACACGGCCCGCGATTGCCTGTCGAAGGCGCACGGCGACAAGGTCCACGCCATCCGCCTCTACATGCACGAAACCGGCACCGACCTGGAACGCGCCCGCAAGGTGATCGAGTCCAACATGGTGATGGGCTGGTAACTCGCGTTGCCGTCGCGACGTTGGTCTCGCGTGCGGACGTCACGCGGCCAGCTGTGGTCGCGAATGACGAATCTCGAAATCCGAATGTCGAATCAATGGCGAATGCTGGAATGACTGAATGATCTCGGGCGCAGTTTGACTTCTGTGCCGCGGCAGTTCATTTAGACATTCGCCATTCGAGCTTGATTCGTCATTCGGATTTCGTCATTCGACATTCCCCCGTCCGCCTACTGATGCAGTCCAGTAGCGGGATTCCCGCATTGCGCAAAAAAAATCGGCGTCGCCCGAACCTTGCGGTCTGGGCGACGCCGTTGAGGAGTAACGTCTTTGTTGCTGGTTATCGTTCAGCTTAGTACTGGACGATCACGTCGCTCGTCCAGATGAACCGGCTTCCATCCGAAAGATCGTCGTACGGTTGCAGCGTTGTGGGCGAACCGGTTCCGGCCGAGGGCGGCAGGCGGCCGTCCGACCAGTCCCAGCGAGCTTCCGTGCGGAACGTGACGTTCTTGTTGGGGAAGTAGTTCAGGCCGGCCGCGACTTCGTACCAGTTGGCTTCGTTGTCAGCCAGGTTGTCGAAGAAGCGAACGCGAGCCCCGTCGTCATCCCGGAACCATTCGCCACGGAAGCCGACTTTCCAGCAGTCGTTCACCGTGTAGAACAGGTACTGGTTGACGCCATACCACTCAGCGTCCTCAACCGGACCGCCGAACGGATTCTGCGCGGCGTCGTCTTGCCAGCCGATGTCGTTCTGGAAGACGTATTGCCACTTGTCGGTCAGGTTGCGGGTGACCACCAAGGAAGACAAGGAGCGATTGCCGGTGATGCCGGTGATCGCGTTCTCATCGCCCGACGTGCCAGCCCACGCGATGGCGGTCTTGCCGTTCTCGCTCGTCCAGAAGAACCCTGCCAGTCCGCTCAAGTTGTCGTTGTCGTCTTCCCACTTGTCCCAGCCACGATCAATACCGCCGATCACGCTCACCCGGTCGTTGAGCTTGTAGGTCGCCAACGCGCCGGTCTGAGTGAACGGTTCGCCGTATTGGAAGGTGTAAGGCTGAGTGATGAAGAAGTTGCCCGGGGCGGTTACCACTTGGTAGCCGATCGGAGCGTAGTAGTGACCGACTTTGACGCTCAAGTCGTAGTAGCCGAACTCAGCGTACACCTGGGGCATCGCCAGGCCGTACTGTGCGGCCCGACGAATCGGGTCATTCGGTTTGTCTTCGTTCCACTTTTGCGTACCGTCGTTCTCGGTTTCAAGGCCGAGAGCCGTGGTGTAGAAGTAGTCGGTGCCGTACAGCAGGTCCACGCGACCGCCGACGTCGAAGCCGCACTCAGTGTCCAGTGATTTCTGGGCGTACCAGTAAGCCTGGTTGAGTTGGCCTTCGTTGGCGCGATCCTGGAACGTCACCGGGCCGTTGTACCCGTTGCCGGGATTGTCCGGGTTCCAGGTGTAACCGCCGTTGATCCAGCCGGCAATGGTGATGTTGTGCTCGTCGAGCCAACAGCCGGAGAAGACCCGGTAGGGACCTTCTTCCTCGGCTTCAGCGCACTCATCGCATTCCTCGGCTTCTTCCGCGGCGGCGGCTGACTCGTCCTCCGCGTCCATGTCGGCTTCGTCGGCCGGTTCCGGAGCGGCGGGTTCTTCGTCGCTGGGCGAAGCGGCTTCCTCGTCTTGAGCGTACGCGTCATACGTGTATGACGTATACGAGGCCGGCTGCTGCAGCGACTGTGCATTCGATTGCTGCGCGAAGGCCGTCAGGCCTGCTACGCCGAGCGCTACCAAAGCGCCCCCAATCCTCCTGATCCTCATGGCGTCACTCCTTCGTGCAGGTCTTGCAACAAAGATACTGGGTGATGTCGACCCGGACAGTCGTGCCAGGACCGCGTCGGGTTGTCCGTGACTGCTTTGAACCGTCGGGGCCACGGGGAGAATCGTCGCCTCAACGGATTGCTTCTCCCCTTTTCTCGGTGTGCCGGGTTTACTTAGTTCAAGCGGACGTCCCCGCATGGCACTGCCTACGCCACAAGCAGAGCTTCGCTGTGCGGCAGAGTTTACCCAGACAGAGGGGTCTAACTCGCGATTGCGAGAGAATGCGCAAAGTTTACGGCTGCGCGTTAGCGAAATGCCACTTGAGTCGTGAGATTTCAGGGACAACGAGCCCGAATGGACGCCGACTCGACCACGAATTCGTTGGTGTATTCGAAGACTGACACGAATCAGCGCTCCGTCGCCCTAGTGGGCGACGATCGCCGAATAAAGCTGCCAGCCCAGAAAGGCGAGCATTCCGGCCACCAGAAACAGGCCCTCGTTCCGGCTCACTACCATGCCGCGTAACATAATTGGAACCAAGGCGACGGCGAAGGCGATCATCACCGGCAGGTCGATGTAGAGCGAGCGAGCTTCGACAGGCACCGGATGAATTACGGCCACAAGAGCCAAGATCAACAAAAGATTAAAGATATTCGACCCGATGACGTTCCCGACAACGATGTCCGCGTCCCCACGCCGGGCGGCGACTACGGAGGTGGCAAGTTCCGGCAACGAGGTGCCCAGAGCCACGATCGTGAGCCCGATGATCAACTCGCTAACGCCGATCAGCCTGGCCATTTCCACCGCGGCGTAAACCATGAGTTGCGCCCCGGCGACGAGTCCCGCCAGGCCTAGGACGATCAGCAGCAGGCTCTTCCTGTTCCCGGTTGTAACCTCGGCCGCCCCCTCAATTTCGCGCCGGACGCTCCTCGATTCCTGCCGCGCTGCTCGATACGAGTATCCGGTGAACAACACGAACCCGGCTAGCATGAACAGCCCGTCTTGTCGGCTGATGACGCCATCCCAGGCCAGGGCGAGCACGAGAATCGAAACCGCGATGACGATGGGCAATTCCGCCCGCAACAATCGCATTTGAACATGCAATGGGCAAAGGACTGCCGCCAGTCCGAGAATCAGCCCGATATTCGCAATATTGCTCCCCACCAGGTCGCCAAACGCCAATTCGGTCTGACCTTTGAGCGCCGCGGATACATCCAGCGACAACTCCGGACAGGAAGTGCCGAAAGCGACAAGCGTCAAACCAATGACCAATTGGCTGATTCCCATCCGCGTGGCGATGCTCACTGCGCCGAGCAGCGTTGCCTCGGCGCCGTAGTAAAGCACGACAGCCCCCGCGACGAAGACGCCGATCAAGAACGAGACTGTCAGCATAGAACGCCTCCGTCGCAGGCAGTTTTCCGGTGTTACTACGCGATTCAGTCAATCGGCGCGAAGAGCGCGTCGACAAAGGCGCCGGGATCGAACAGGGCCAAATCGGCTGCTTTTTCGCCCACGCCGATGTATTTCACCGGAATGCCCATCTGCTGGCGAATGGCGACAACAACGCCACCCTTGGCGGTCCCGTCGAGTTTGGCGAGCACGATGCCCGAGCACTTCACGGCCTCGGCAAAGTGCTTGGCCTGGCTGATCCCGTTCTGGCCCGTGGTTGCGTCCAGGACGAGCAGGACCTCGTGCGGGGCATCGGGAATCTGCTTGCTGATCGAGGTTTGAATCTTGGTCAGCTCGCGCATCAGGTTCTGCTGCGTTTGCAGGCGTCCCGCGGTGTCGACGATGCAGACGTCGATCCCGTCGGCCAGCGCTGTCTCCACCGCCTTGTAGGCGACGCTGGCTGGGTCGCGCCCCTGTTCGCCTTTGACGATCCGTGCGCCGAGGCGATCGGCCCAGATGCCGAGTTGTTCGACAGCCGCGGCGCGGAACGTGTCACCGGCGCCGAGGACCACCGTTTTACCCTGCGACCGAAACATCTGGGTAAGCTTGGCGATCGACGTTGTCTTTCCGGCTCCGTTGACGCCGGCGACCATAATCACGGTCGGGCCGGACGGAGCGAACCGGATTGGCTCCTCGGGCTGAGCCATCAGCGACTTGAGCTTTGCCTTCACTGTTTCCAGGACGTCCGACATCTCGACGACGCGCCCGCGGAAATCCTTGCGGACCTGCTCAACGGTCTCTTGCGCCGCGTTGACCCCCATGTCGGTTTTGATCAGCGCTTCGAGTAATTCATCGAGAAACGCGTCGTCGACGAGCCGCCCTTCGCTCTTGAACAGGTCGCGAACGTCCGTCTTGAGCAGCTGCGCCGTCTTGCGCAGGCCATCCTTGAACTTCGCGAATAGGCCCTTCGGCGCCTCTTCCTTCACCTCAGCGGGCTGCACCGCTGGAGTTTCGATCTTGGCGGCGGCAACCGGCTCCGCTACAGGCTCAGCAGGAGGCGCAACCAGAGGCGGCGCCTTCGCTTCGGCTGGTTCATCCTTGGTCCCACGACGAAAGCGATCGAGTATGCCCATGGATAGTTTGAAGTTTTCAGTGTTCAGTTTTCAGTGGGGCCAGACACGAGGTTTGATGGAAGTCTGGCGTGTTCAAAATGACTGAAAACTGAACACTTCAAACTTCAAACTCCCCTCACTACTTTCCATGCCCAGCAAGGAAGCGATCCAGGATTCCATTCACGAATTGCGCCGAATGCTTGCTGCCGAAGCGCTTGGCCAGTTCCACGGCCTCGTTGATGGCCACGCGGTCGGGCGTGTCGGCGAAGAGGATTTCGTAGGCCCCCAGCCGCAGGACGTTGCGGTCGGTGGCCGCCATGCGGGCCAGGGTCCAGTTCTCGGCGGTCTTGCCCAGCAGTTCGTCCAACTCGCTCCGGTTGCGGCGAACACCCGAGACCAGCGAGCGCGCGAGCTCCACTAACTCCGGCGCTTTGAGTCGCCGAACCAAGAAAGCGTCGGTGTCCGCTGGATTATGGCCCGGGTTCAAGTCGTCCTGAAACAATACCTGCAGGGCGACTTCCCGAGCACGACTGCGACGTGACATGAACGCCGATCAAACGCACGAATGAATTGGCCAACGGGGCCACAGCCCGCCGATCCCCACCGACATTATAGCAGCGACGATTACGATCGCGGGGGGGCGGCGCGATGGGCAAGTTGGTCGAGCAACTGGGCCATGCGGAGCGCCGCTTCGGCGCATTCCACCCCTTTATTGCCGACATTTCCGCCGGCCCGGTGGATCGCCTGCTCCAAATTGTTGCAGGTCAGCACGCCAAAAATGACCGGCACGCCGGTTTCCAGGCTCAACTCGCTGATCGCCAGGCTGACGGCCCGGTTAATATGCTCGTCGTGGGTCGTTTCACCGCGGATCACCGCCCCCAGGCAAAGTGCGGCGCGATATCGCCCACTGCGGACCAGGGCCGCGGCGGCGACGGGAATTTCGAACGCCCCCGGCACCCAGGCGACGTCCACCAGGTCATCCGACACGCCGTGCGTTGCGAGGGTTTCAAGTGCGCCGCTCAGGAGGCGCGAGGTAATCGACTCGTTATAGCGCGCGACGACGATCGCATAGCGACCGGGAACAGCGGCGAGTTGTCCTTCGAAGGTGTGGGGCATGTTCTCAACTCGCCGAACGACTTGCTACCAATGCACGACCGAAAGTCGTGCAATCCACAAATGGTGCCGATCCACCGAAGCCAGTTTCAGACCACGTGCAAAACATGAAGCCGCTATCCAGAGATCATTCTCCGGGATCCGCTTGCCAATGCATTGCAAATCCAACTTCAACTCCGCATAGGCAATTGCCGCCGCGGAATCCAATTCAATGACAACACAATCTGTTACCAAACTATTTAGTCGGGCCAACTCCGCAGCGGGATACGCCGAGTTTATGGCACCGAAGTGAAGTTCGGCAATGCTCACAACAGACAGTTCAAGTCGAGGAAACTGCCGTATCCACGAATGCGCGGCGGCATTGCCTTCCAACAACTCAATTGCCACCGACGAATCGAGCATAATGGCATCAAGCATCATCGTCTTCAATTTGTTCAAAGGCCATTTCAATGTCAGCGCGCATCTTTTCCGCCACTTCCGCTGACATCGGGGGATGTTTCGCCAATGCCGCCAAGACCGCCTGAGGCGAACCACGCTTTGGCGTAGCAACTGGCGTAACGACGACTTCAGTGCCCTCCGGCAAGGCGCACGAATCGCCCGAAAGCACGACGGTGTGCCCATGCACGACACCACGAATCTCCGCGGATGACATAGTGATTCTCCTCCCCTTACGTCTTCATATTCATACTCATCAAAAACTCCGCGTTGCTCTTCGTCTTCGCCAGGCGCGTCGTCAGCAGTTCCATCGCGTCCGCCGGGCTCATGTCGTTCAGCACGCGGCGGAGAATGCAGATGCGGCGATATTCGTCTGGGTCGAGGAGCATTTCCTCGCGCCGGGTGCCGGAGCGGTTGATGTCGATCGCCGGCCAGATGCGTTTGTCGACCAACTTGCGATCCAGCACGATTTCCAGGTTGCCCGTCCCCTTGAACTCCTCGAAGATCACTTCGTCCATCCGGCTGCCGGTATCGACGAGCGCCGTCGCTAGGATCGTCAACGAGCCTCCCTCTTCCACGCGCCGCGCGGCGCCGAAGAAGCGCTTCGGCTTCTGCAACGCGTTGGCGTCGACGCCGCCGGAGAGAATCTTGCCGGAGTTCGGGCATTCCGAGTTAAACGCCCGGGCGAGCCGCGTGATCGAGTCGAGGAAAATCACCACGTCGTGGCCGTATTCGACCATCCGTTTGGCCTTTTCGCTGACCATCTCCGCGACTTGGATGTGCCGCGCCGCAGGCTCGTCGAACGTGGAGCTGATCACTTCGCAATTCGCGCACTTCACATTGCGCTCCATGTCGGTGACCTCTTCCGGGCGTTCGTCGATCAGAAGCATAATCACGTAGCATTCGGGGTGATTACGCAGCACGCTCTTGGCCATTTTCTGCAACAGAATCGTCTTGCCGGCCCGCGGCGGGCTGACGATCAGTCCGCGCTGACCGAAACCGATCGGCACGATCATGTCGACCACTCGCATGCTGACTTCGTCCGCCTCGGCTTCGAGGACAATGCGTTTGTCCGGATGGATCGGCGTCAGGTCATCGAAGAAAATCCGCTCCGAAACGACGTTGGGGTCCTGGTAGTTGATGGCCTCGACGCGTAAGAGCGCAAAGTAGCGTTCGTTTTCCTTAGGCGGACGGATCTGTCCGGACACCGTGGTGCCGGTCCGCAGACCGAAGCGGCGAATCTGGCTTGGCGAGACGTAGATGTCATCCGGGCAGGAAAGATAGTGATAGTCCGGGCTGCGGAGGAAGCCGAAACCGTCCGGCAGGACTTCCAGCGTCCCTTCGCCGAACATCAGCCCGTTGAGCTTCACCCGCTCTTTGAGGATCTTGAAGATCAGATCCTGCTTCTTGATGCCCGTGTAGTCATTGAGATTTTCGGTGCGCGCCAGTTCGATCAACTGCGGCATGCCCATCCGCTGCAGCTCGGCGATGTGAATATCGCCCTGCTTAACCTGCTCGTAGGGGGCGTCGGTTTCCCGATCGTAGCCCTCTTCGGCGAGCTCTTCGGCGAGCGACAGCGGCTCATGCTCGTCGTCATACGGATTGTGCTCGCGGTCTCCTGCCTGCGACGAGGAGGCCGGCGGTGCACCATTCTGACGGCGCCCACGCGTCAACTTGTTGGCGGATTTAGCCTCGGTGCTCTTCATGTCCGACATGACTGCGCAAGCTCCTCTAGGGGCGTTCTGTGCAAGCGCAAGTTAAGCGCTCACGGGCGGGGTGTGCGTGTTAAATAGCTGCGTGGGTTGGGTATGGAAAGGCGACGCCTTGTGGGGGCGCGATGCGCAGTGCTGGCGACGTTTGCCGGAGAGGCGTCGCTGGCTGGGATGAGGCGCAAAACCTATCGTCGCCGTGGCCCAACCGGCGCTGGGGCGCAGGGCCAAGACGACTGTGACATGCGGAAACTACTCGCTGAAAGGCGACTCGGGAGGGATTTCACTGCCAGGCGGAGAACTGACCAAGAATCGCCAGAAACGCTCCACCTGTGATTGAGTATACTCCGCTGTAGCGGAGTTATCTATCACTTGGTCGGCAAATCCGCGCTTGGTCTCCAACGATTCTTGCGCTGCCTCGCGCGCGCGAAACTCGGGCTCCGTCCAGCCCCGTGCCAACGCCCGCGCCAAGCGGACCTCGTCCGGAGCTTCGACAAACAAGACAAAATCGCAAACTCTGTTCCAACCGGCCCGAAGCATCACCGCCGCGTCCAGAACCGCGATGGTCGCGCCGGACTCAGCCCAAGCTTCGGCCTGGGATTCCAACCGATCCGCGATGCGCGGATGCGTCAGACGCTCCAGGAATGCCAGATTCTCTTTGTGTTCGGGTTGTGGGCCAAATACTTGGTCGGCCAGCGCCTGGCGATCGACTTCGTCCGTATCATCCAACACGGCGTCGCCAAACTGGTTTCGTAACGCGTCCTTAATCTCCGGCTCATGCAGCGTCTCATGCCCGGCGCGGTCGGCGTCCAAAACGCCGGCGCCCAAGGCGCGAAACTGCTCGGCGACGAGGCTTTTTCCGCTCGCCACGCCCCCCAACAGCCCAATGATACGCAACGAGCCCAGCAAAGGCTCACTCCTCCGCAGTAAGTTTTTCGCAGAAAATCGTAAACTCTTGCGCGTTCTTCTGTAGCTGAGGAGTGCCAGAACAGTCGCATTGAAGAACGTGGATGCCGTAAACATCCTGGTTCTCACTTCTCTCTCCTCTCGCTTCCCTCCGCGTCTCCGCGGTGAAAAACGGAATCAAATCGCCGCTTCCACCGCCGCCCAGTTGGCGCCAATTTTCACGTCGATCTTCACCGGCACCGACAGCGCAATTCCGGACGCCATCTCCTCGGAGACGAGTTTGGCCAATACGCCAAGCTCTGCTTCAGGAGCCTCGAATACCAGTTCGTCGTGGATTTGTAGCAACATCCGGGCCGCGAGCCGTTCCGATTTCATCCGGCGGTAGATGGCGACCATCGCGCGCTTGATCAAATCGGCGGCGGAGCCCTGGATGACCGTATTGATCGCAGTCCGTTCCGGTAGATTGCGTTGCCGGCCGGCGTCGGAACGTACGCCTTGGATGGCGCGCCGACGTCCCAGGATCGTTTTAACATAGCCTGTCGCCCGGCATTCCGCCAGCGTTTGCGCCATAAACGATTCCACGCCAGGATACCGGGCAAAGTACTCATCAATGAACTTGGCCGCCGCCACCTGGTCGATGCCCAATTGTTTGGCAAGCCCGAAGGGACTTTGCCCATAGACGATGCCGAAATTCACCGCCTTGGCGGCTCGCCGCATTTCTTTGGTCACCTCTCCGAGGGAGACGCCATACACCTGGCTGGCGACCAGCGTGTGAATGTCCTCGTCTTGGGCGAACGCCGCGCAGAGCGTTTCGTCGCGGGAAAAATGGGCCAACACGCGCAGCTCGATTTGCGAATAATCGGCGGCGAGCAATTTCCAACCAGGCTCGCCGGGCAGAAACGCCGCACGGATTTCGCGCCCGGTTTCAGTGCGAATGGGAATGTTTTGCAGGTTGGGGTCGCTGGAACTGAGTCGTCCCGTCGCGGCGACCGCCTGATGAAAGCCAGCGTGGACACGTCCCGTGCGCGGATTGACCAGCGCCGGCAACGCATCAACGTAGGTGCCTTTGAGCTTGGCGAATTGCCGGTATTCCAGGATCTTCGCCGGCAACGGATGTTGTGCCGCTAGTTCTTCCAAAACTTCCGCGTCGGTACTGGGGCCCGTCTTAGTTTTTTTCAAGACCGGCAGCCCTTGCTCTACGAACAGCACTTGCTGCAATTGCTTGGGCGAGGCGATGTTGAACTCATGCCCCGCGAGCTCGTAAACTTCCCGCTCTAACTCCACGATCCGCACGCCATACTTTTCGCTGAGTCCTTGCAGATGGGCGACATCGACCTTGATGCCGTTCGATTCCAGTTCCGCCAACACCTCAATCAATGGCACTTCGAGCGTGTCGAATAGTTCCATCAAGTTCGCATCCAGAAGCTGCTGCTCCAAGATCGGCCACAAGCGCAACGGCACGTCGGCGTCTTCCGCCGCGTATTGCCCGACGGCCGCGACCGGCGCTTCGTCCATCCGTTTTTGATTCTTGCCCGAGCCGATCAACTCCGTGATCTTGATATTCGTGTGATGGAGATAGCGCTCGGCGAGTTCGTCGAGGTTGTGAATGCGTTCGCCGGCGTCGAGTAAGTAACTCGCCACCATCGTATCTGCGGCCACGCCGCGCAGCTCCGCGCCGGCGGTGCGCAGCGCGACGATGTCGTACTTGAGATTCTGCCCCAGCTTCTTGATCGCGTCGTTTTCCAACACCGGTCGCAAGGTTTCGAGCGCGACGCTCGGCTCGATCACGCGGTCACCCGCCGGCCCGCGCACCGGCACGTAGAAGGCCTTGCCTGGCTCCCAGGCGAATGAAAAGCCCACGAGGTCCGCGTGCGCCGGATTGACGTGCGTCGTTTCGGTGTCGAACGACAGCAGCGTCTGCTGCGACATCGCGGCGACGAGTTCCTGCAACGCTGGCAGCGTATCGACGACCTGGTACTGAGTATTCCAGTCAGAACTCTGCGGCACGGCCGGTGCATCCGCCACGTCGAGGGGAACTTCCTGGCCCAACTTGGTGGCCAAGGCTTTCACCTGCTCGCCGAAGCGATGAAAGCCGAACTCGCCGAATAACTTCAACAAGTTTGCCGGCATGAATCCGCCGGCACGTCCGGCGTCCCAGTCGATGTCGAGCGGCATATGTTGATCGAGCCGTGCGAGTTGCTGGCTGAGAAACGCCTGGTCGCGATGGTCGGCTAGTGTTTGCTTGCGTTTCGCCG
This genomic window contains:
- the polA gene encoding DNA polymerase I, translated to MSKSNRQGSLFDAPDDAAPAERVTITTTVAAPVVIAEVPLTTPSVYVIDANSLIFQVFHAIPEMTSPAGEPVNAVYGFTRDLLFLLEKKQPTYLFCAFDMSGPTFRHLMYEQYKGQRSEMPDELVPQFPKIRRVVEALHIPILESPGFEADDILATLARLTDERGWEGYLVTGDKDCRQLITERVKVLNVRKDQVYGEAELQADWGVRPDQVVDFQAMVGDSVDNVPGVPQIGPKAACELLNKYNTLEGVYEHLEEITAAKRKQTLADHRDQAFLSQQLARLDQHMPLDIDWDAGRAGGFMPANLLKLFGEFGFHRFGEQVKALATKLGQEVPLDVADAPAVPQSSDWNTQYQVVDTLPALQELVAAMSQQTLLSFDTETTHVNPAHADLVGFSFAWEPGKAFYVPVRGPAGDRVIEPSVALETLRPVLENDAIKKLGQNLKYDIVALRTAGAELRGVAADTMVASYLLDAGERIHNLDELAERYLHHTNIKITELIGSGKNQKRMDEAPVAAVGQYAAEDADVPLRLWPILEQQLLDANLMELFDTLEVPLIEVLAELESNGIKVDVAHLQGLSEKYGVRIVELEREVYELAGHEFNIASPKQLQQVLFVEQGLPVLKKTKTGPSTDAEVLEELAAQHPLPAKILEYRQFAKLKGTYVDALPALVNPRTGRVHAGFHQAVAATGRLSSSDPNLQNIPIRTETGREIRAAFLPGEPGWKLLAADYSQIELRVLAHFSRDETLCAAFAQDEDIHTLVASQVYGVSLGEVTKEMRRAAKAVNFGIVYGQSPFGLAKQLGIDQVAAAKFIDEYFARYPGVESFMAQTLAECRATGYVKTILGRRRAIQGVRSDAGRQRNLPERTAINTVIQGSAADLIKRAMVAIYRRMKSERLAARMLLQIHDELVFEAPEAELGVLAKLVSEEMASGIALSVPVKIDVKIGANWAAVEAAI